Proteins encoded by one window of Branchiostoma floridae strain S238N-H82 chromosome 6, Bfl_VNyyK, whole genome shotgun sequence:
- the LOC118418207 gene encoding zinc finger protein 525-like gives MGQPTWPLVEELPTGPPGSETNTYDKNTDTEKQGGKNVDCVETRLARLDEKVGYPTGEQHCSFDRSSHSVDAESRLTDDMETHEDEKPYNLGYKCNRCDYVAAEKCRLDQHVMMKHTGEKPYMCGECGYRTASRSALTRHMRKHTGEKPYKCDQCDYSAAHRNSLDRHMTKHTGEIPYMCKECGYRTPVRSYLAVHMRKHTGEKPYKCSQCEYSAAQKVDLDHHVMMRHTGEKPQVCGECGYRTATRSALSRHMRKHTGEKPFKCDQCDYSAARKSDLDQHSMMKHTGEKPYMCETCGYRTADRSHLSRHFRTHTGEKPYKCNQRDYSAAHKESLDKHMAKHIGENPNMYEEASSDPSKNAISATVFLHEMVKYNHDKKQQ, from the coding sequence ATGGGCCAGCCAACCTGGCCCCTTGTTGAAGAGCTACCAACTGGTCCTCCCGGGAGCGAGACAAACACCTATGACAAGAATACAGACACGGAAAAACAAGGTGGCAAAAATGTTGACTGCGTAGAAACAAGACTCGCCCGACTTGACGAGAAAGTTGGATATCCTACAGGTGAACAACACTGCAGTTTTGATCGGTCTTCCCATTCTGTCGACGCTGAGTCTCGCCTAACTGACGATATGGAGACACATGAAGACGAGAAACCGTACAATTTAGGCTACAAGTGCAACCGATGTGACTATGTTGCTGCAGAGAAATGCCGTTTAGACCAACATGTCATGATGaaacacacgggtgagaaaccctacatgtgtggagagtgtgggtacagaaccgCTTCCAGATCAGCGCTAACaagacatatgagaaaacacaccggtgagaaaccttataaatgtgaccagtgcgactattctgccgcGCATAGAAATAGCCTGGACAGGCAtatgactaaacacaccggtgagataCCCTACATGTGTAaagagtgtggatacagaacaCCCGTAAGGTCCTACTTAGCTGtacacatgagaaaacatacaggagagaaaccatacaaatgtAGCCAGTGTGAATACTCTGCTGCACAAAAGGTAGATTTAGACCATCACGTTATGATGCGACACACGGGCGAAAAACCTCAAGTTTGCGGAGAATGTGGGTATAGAACGGCCACCAGGTCAGCTCTAAGTAGACATATGagaaagcacactggtgagaaacccttcaagtgtgaccagtgcgactattctgctgcacggaaatctGACTTGGACCAACACTCCATGatgaaacacaccggtgagaagccctacatgtgtgagacgtgtgggtacaggacagccgACAGATCTCACCTATCCCGGCATTTTAgaacacacactggtgaaaaaccttataaatgtAACCAGCGTGACTACTCTGCAGCTCATAAAGAAAGCCTGGACAAACATATGGCTAAACACATTGGTGAGAACCCCAACATGTATGAAGAGGCCTCTTCAGACCCTTCAAAAAATGCAATCAGTGCCACAGTTTTCCTGCACGAAATGGTCAAGTACAATCATGATAAAAAGCAACAGTGA